From a region of the Ovis aries strain OAR_USU_Benz2616 breed Rambouillet chromosome 2, ARS-UI_Ramb_v3.0, whole genome shotgun sequence genome:
- the PBK gene encoding lymphokine-activated killer T-cell-originated protein kinase: protein MEETNNFKTPSRLSEKRKSALCLTPCINIPASPFMQKLGFGTGVNVYLMQRSPRGLSHSPWAVKKINPRCNGDYQSMYQKRLTDEAKILKSLNHPNIIGYRAFTKASDGSLCLAMEYGGEKSLNDLIEERNKDSRDPFPAAIILKVALNMARGLKYLHQDKKLLHGDIKSSNVVIKGDFETIKICDVGVSLPLDENMTVTDPEACYIGTEPWKPKEALEEDGIITDKADIFAFGLTLWEMMTLSIPHINLPDDDDDEDKTFDESDFDDDAYYAALGTRPPVNMEELDETYQKVIELFSVCTNEDPKDRPSAACIVEALEVDVL from the exons ATGGAAGAAACCAATAATTTCAAGACACCAAGCAGATTATCTGAAAAAAGGAAATCTG CATTATGTTTAACTCCATGTATAAATATTCCTGCCTCTCCATTTATGCAGAAGCTTGGCTTTGGTACTGGGGTAAATGTCTATCTTATGCAAAG atcTCCAAGAGGTTTGTCTCATTCTCCTTGGGCTGTGAAAAAGATTAATCCTAGGTGTAATGGTGATTATCAGAGTATGTATCAAAAGAGACTAACTGATGAAGCTAAGATTTTGAAAAGCCTCAATCATCCAAACATTATAG GTTACCGTGCTTTCACTAAAGCTAGCGATGGCAGTCTGTGTCTTGCTATGGAGTATGGAGGTGAAAAGTCTCTGAATGACTTAATAGAAGAACGAAATAAAGATAGCCGAGATCCTTTTCCAGCAGCCATAATCTTAAAAGTTGCTTTGAACATGGCAAGAGGGTTAAAG TATCTGCACCAAGATAAGAAACTGCTCCATGGAGATATAAAGTCTTCAAATGTTGTTATTAAAGGTGATTTTGAAACAATTAAAATCTGTGATGTAGGAGTCTCTCTTCCATTGGATGAAAATATGACTG TGACTGACCCTGAGGCCTGTTACATTGGCACTGAGCCTTGGAAACCTAAGGAAGCTCTGGAGGAGGACGGTATTATTACTGACAAGGCAGACATATTTGCCTTTGGTCTTACTCTGTGGGAAATGATGACTTTATCTATTCCACACATTAATCTTccagatgatgatgatgatgaag ATAaaacttttgatgaaagtgactTTGATGATGACGCATACTATGCAGCTTTGGGAACTAGGCCACCTGTTAATATGGAGGAACTGGATGAAACATACCAGAAAGTAATTGAGCTCTTCTCCGTATGCACTAATGAAGATCCTAAAGACCGTCCTTCTGCTGCGTGCATTGTTGAGGCTTTAGAAGTGGATGTCCTGTGA
- the DUXA gene encoding LOW QUALITY PROTEIN: double homeobox protein A (The sequence of the model RefSeq protein was modified relative to this genomic sequence to represent the inferred CDS: inserted 2 bases in 2 codons; deleted 3 bases in 2 codons; substituted 4 bases at 4 genomic stop codons) translates to MDTFEQTTLQTTPWQQSIHRTYTKFTDQLKTLINTFNQKSYPDYATKXRLALNNTEEPRTQTWFQNQRARXSLQKRSETEDDLESSQHQDHPXVQIQSRKDRQCLISYXSSQLHTLFKALMHNSNSYHGIDSREQLAXEARVTESRIQIWFQNRRTRFHVQERKEPEEASEQRQXGQDPRDERIQGIETTQNGSSLTSDSYFSGARTGETETDSVYLITLVWTPNL, encoded by the exons ATGGATACCTTTGAACAA ACAACTCTCCAGACAACACCATGGCAACAAAGTATACACAGAACCTATACCAAATTCACAGATCAACTGAAAACCCTCATCAACACTTTTAACCAAAAATCTTATCCAGATTATGCTACCAAATGAAGACTTGCACTTAATAACACTGAAGAGCCTAGAACCCAGACTTGGTTTCAGAATCAAAGAGCTA ACTCACTCCAGAAAAGATCAGAAACTGAGGATGACTTAGAATCAAGCCAACACCAAGATCACCCTTAAGTGCAGATTCAAAGTAGAAAAGACAGACAGTGTCTTATCAGCT ACTCCTCTCAATTACACACCCTCTTCAAGGCACTTATGCATAACTCTAACTCCTATCATGGAATTGATTCCAGAGAACAACTTGCTTAAGAAGCCAGGGTTACTGAGTCAAGAATTCAAATCTGGTTTCAAAACAGAAGAACTAGATTCCATgtccaggaaagaaaagaacccGAGGAGGCCTCAGAACAAAGACAA TAGGGACAGGATCCTAGAGATGAGAGAATTCAAGGTATAGAAACTACACAGAATGGCAGCAGTCTCACCAGTGAC TCTTATTTCTCTGGAGCCAGAACaggggaaacagagacagattcaGTGTACTTGATTACATTAGTCTGGACTCCAAACCTCTAA